A single Defluviitalea saccharophila DNA region contains:
- the cbiD gene encoding cobalt-precorrin-5B (C(1))-methyltransferase CbiD — translation MNDYIIKSGKKLRKGFTTGSCAAAAAKACAIMLFEKIEIPEVSLTFPGGEEIILKPEDIILNEASASCCIIKDAGDDPDVTNGIRIYARVEKAKAGISIDGGIGVGRVTSAGLPCKIGEAAINPGPRKMIFNALEEVARLYKYDGGFHVEIFVPQGVEIAKKTFNERLGIVEGISILGTTGIVEPMSEAALIDTIKLEMSIRKQNGQNVLFISPGNYGVGYAREHLGIDVDSAVKISNYIGEALDYAIYLGFKKILLVGHIGKLVKLAAGVMNTHSKIADCRNEIFAAHSALVGAGKETVEKIMNAKTTDEIHNILLQNNISKMVYESILGKIVYHLNYRVMNKARIEVLVFSNENGVLMQTDNVLDFINELKEVGH, via the coding sequence ATGAATGATTATATAATAAAGTCTGGTAAAAAGCTAAGAAAAGGGTTTACAACCGGAAGCTGTGCGGCAGCTGCCGCAAAAGCCTGCGCAATTATGCTCTTTGAAAAGATAGAGATTCCGGAGGTTTCTTTAACTTTTCCCGGAGGGGAAGAAATAATTCTTAAGCCGGAAGATATCATTCTCAATGAAGCTTCCGCAAGCTGTTGCATCATAAAGGATGCGGGGGATGACCCTGATGTAACAAACGGAATAAGGATCTATGCCAGGGTTGAAAAGGCAAAAGCCGGTATTTCCATTGACGGAGGGATAGGTGTCGGAAGAGTAACCTCTGCGGGTTTGCCCTGCAAAATAGGAGAGGCGGCTATCAATCCCGGACCAAGAAAGATGATTTTTAATGCGTTGGAAGAGGTTGCCCGTCTATACAAATACGATGGCGGATTTCATGTGGAAATATTTGTTCCCCAGGGAGTGGAAATTGCAAAGAAAACCTTCAATGAAAGGCTTGGGATTGTCGAAGGCATATCCATCCTGGGAACTACAGGCATTGTGGAGCCCATGAGTGAAGCTGCATTGATAGATACAATCAAGCTGGAAATGTCTATCAGAAAGCAAAACGGTCAAAACGTGCTATTCATTTCTCCCGGAAATTATGGAGTTGGTTATGCCAGAGAGCATTTGGGCATTGATGTTGACAGCGCTGTAAAAATTTCAAATTATATTGGTGAAGCTCTTGATTATGCGATATATTTGGGCTTTAAAAAAATCCTGCTTGTCGGACATATAGGGAAATTGGTCAAGTTAGCTGCCGGTGTTATGAATACACATTCGAAAATTGCTGACTGCAGAAATGAAATATTTGCCGCTCACAGTGCATTAGTCGGTGCAGGAAAAGAAACGGTCGAAAAAATCATGAATGCAAAAACAACAGATGAAATTCACAATATCCTGTTGCAGAACAATATATCCAAAATGGTGTATGAAAGCATATTGGGAAAAATAGTATATCATTTAAATTATCGTGTGATGAATAAGGCAAGGATTGAAGTTCTTGTATTTTCAAATGAAAATGGCGTGTTAATGCAGACAGATAATGTGTTGGACTTTATCAATGAGCTAAAGGAGGTTGGGCATTGA
- the cobI gene encoding precorrin-2 C(20)-methyltransferase, protein MKGTLYGVGVGPGDKKLLTLLAVETLHKADIIAVPDTGGEKTALNIVGEYISGKKIMYCSMPMTRDTAILRESHKACVELICAELEKGLNLAFITLGDPTIYSTYMYVHRLVVEKGYSAEIVNGIPSFCAAAAKLGISLCNGKEALHIVPASYEGADELLRLNGSKVLMKSGKGILNIKQKLEKHNLLDNSKMVECCFMENEKIYNSLRDLNEDSSYFSIIIVKGE, encoded by the coding sequence TTGAAAGGAACTTTATACGGAGTTGGTGTTGGACCGGGAGATAAGAAGCTTCTTACTCTATTGGCGGTTGAGACTTTACATAAGGCAGATATTATTGCAGTACCTGATACCGGAGGCGAGAAAACAGCTCTGAATATTGTGGGTGAGTATATCTCCGGCAAAAAGATAATGTACTGCAGTATGCCTATGACAAGGGATACAGCAATACTGCGGGAGAGTCATAAAGCTTGTGTAGAGCTGATTTGTGCAGAGCTCGAAAAAGGCTTGAACCTGGCATTTATAACGCTCGGTGATCCTACAATTTATTCTACATATATGTATGTGCACAGGTTGGTTGTTGAAAAAGGATATTCTGCTGAAATTGTTAACGGGATTCCCTCGTTTTGCGCGGCTGCTGCCAAACTGGGCATTTCATTGTGTAATGGGAAGGAAGCATTGCATATTGTTCCTGCATCCTATGAAGGTGCGGATGAACTCTTACGTTTGAACGGAAGCAAGGTGCTTATGAAAAGCGGAAAGGGTATTTTAAACATAAAGCAGAAGCTGGAGAAGCATAATTTGCTTGACAATTCCAAAATGGTAGAATGCTGCTTTATGGAAAATGAGAAAATATATAACAGTCTTAGGGACTTAAATGAAGATAGCAGTTATTTTTCGATTATTATAGTTAAAGGAGAATAA
- the cobM gene encoding precorrin-4 C(11)-methyltransferase yields MVYFIGAGPGAVDLITVRGQELLKKADVVIYAGSLVNPELLKCTKPECKIYNSASMTLDEIIDVFVREYSPDKILVRLHTGDPSIYGAIKEQMKLLDKHKIPYNVVPGVSSFCGAAAVLNAEYTLPGVSQTVILSRMEGRTPVPPDEDIEKLASHKASMVLFLTTSMLEKLSEKLVKGGYKSDTPAAIVYKATWPEQKIVRTTIAELHKSAKENNITKTALILVGDFLSCEHELSKLYDASFTHEFRKAKEQ; encoded by the coding sequence ATGGTCTATTTTATCGGAGCAGGACCGGGCGCGGTTGATTTGATAACAGTGAGGGGACAGGAGCTTTTGAAAAAAGCTGATGTTGTCATATATGCAGGGTCTTTGGTTAACCCGGAGCTCCTTAAGTGTACAAAGCCTGAGTGCAAGATTTACAACAGCGCTTCTATGACACTTGATGAAATTATAGATGTTTTCGTTAGAGAATATTCACCTGATAAGATACTGGTAAGGCTGCATACAGGCGATCCAAGTATTTATGGAGCAATCAAGGAGCAGATGAAGTTGTTGGACAAGCATAAAATTCCTTATAACGTTGTGCCCGGAGTCAGTTCATTTTGCGGTGCGGCAGCGGTGTTAAATGCTGAATATACACTGCCTGGTGTGAGTCAGACTGTTATTCTTTCAAGGATGGAGGGAAGAACGCCCGTACCTCCGGATGAGGATATAGAAAAGCTTGCATCTCATAAGGCTTCCATGGTTTTGTTCCTTACGACCTCAATGCTTGAGAAGCTTAGTGAGAAGCTTGTAAAAGGCGGATACAAATCCGATACGCCTGCTGCTATTGTCTATAAGGCTACATGGCCGGAGCAGAAGATTGTCCGTACCACAATTGCAGAGCTTCATAAAAGTGCAAAGGAAAACAATATTACCAAAACGGCCTTGATACTTGTAGGGGATTTTCTTTCTTGTGAGCACGAGCTTTCAAAGCTTTATGATGCAAGCTTTACCCATGAATTCAGGAAGGCGAAAGAACAATGA
- a CDS encoding cobalt-precorrin 5A hydrolase: MISFTQKSSLLCKRLVDYLKEEGHSIVAYSKYGGGELLQMEDNLSALTGKAFEDSNSIIFIGAAGIAVRAIAPFLKNKASDPAVIVINETGEYVIPILSGHLGGANSLAHKLASFLGGRAIITTATDINGVFSVDVWTKENGLHILNIENIKHISAALLNGQKIGFRCDFPVEGELPEFFTKDTTDYGIYIYDHKKQNADKQPFKNTLFLCPKLFAVGVGCRKGIPEEILEEVFLETLAAENIPKNLVYCVATIDIKKEEEAIIRLCDKFRYCLKLYTNKELMEAKGSFSSSGFVRAVTGVDNVCERAAILASNHGKLIMGKRARDGVTVAIAERAWRCSF, translated from the coding sequence TTGATTTCCTTTACCCAAAAGAGCTCACTCTTATGTAAGCGCCTGGTTGATTATCTTAAAGAAGAGGGACATTCTATCGTTGCATATTCAAAGTATGGAGGCGGCGAGCTGCTTCAGATGGAAGACAATCTTAGCGCACTTACAGGAAAAGCCTTTGAGGACAGCAATTCAATAATATTTATTGGAGCTGCCGGTATAGCCGTAAGAGCAATTGCGCCATTCCTTAAAAATAAGGCATCCGACCCGGCGGTCATTGTGATAAATGAAACAGGAGAATATGTGATTCCCATATTGTCAGGGCATTTGGGCGGTGCAAACAGCCTGGCCCATAAATTGGCGTCTTTTTTGGGAGGAAGGGCAATTATTACTACTGCTACAGATATTAACGGCGTTTTTTCGGTTGATGTGTGGACAAAGGAAAACGGTCTTCATATTTTGAACATAGAAAACATAAAGCATATTTCTGCCGCATTGCTGAATGGTCAAAAAATTGGTTTTCGCTGTGATTTTCCGGTGGAAGGTGAATTACCGGAATTCTTTACAAAGGATACAACTGATTACGGAATATATATATATGATCACAAAAAGCAAAATGCGGACAAGCAGCCTTTTAAAAATACATTATTTTTGTGCCCTAAGCTATTTGCTGTGGGAGTGGGATGCCGGAAAGGAATTCCGGAAGAGATATTGGAAGAAGTATTTCTTGAAACACTGGCGGCAGAGAACATACCAAAGAATCTTGTTTACTGTGTTGCAACCATTGATATAAAAAAAGAAGAAGAGGCAATTATACGGCTTTGTGACAAATTCAGATACTGTCTTAAGCTTTATACCAATAAAGAGCTTATGGAGGCTAAAGGGAGCTTTTCATCATCGGGGTTTGTAAGGGCTGTTACAGGTGTGGATAATGTCTGTGAAAGAGCGGCCATACTGGCCAGCAATCATGGGAAATTGATAATGGGAAAAAGAGCTAGAGATGGAGTCACTGTTGCTATCGCAGAAAGGGCATGGAGGTGTAGCTTTTGA
- the cobJ gene encoding precorrin-3B C(17)-methyltransferase, with product MISIIGIGPGEKAQITPLAIEALKNSEVVAGYTLYIDIIKDLIEGKEIIATPMMQEVERCRMAALAAKGNKNVAMVSSGDAGIYGMAALMIEICEELGIREEIRVIAGITAASSAAAVLGAPLTHDFAVISLSNLLTKWEDIEKRLDLASQAGFVIVIYNPSSKKRADFLKKACEIVMRNISGDTMCGYVRNIGREGQTHKILPLKELKDEVVDMFTTVIIGNSTTRVINGKLVTPRGYRI from the coding sequence ATGATTAGTATTATTGGCATAGGGCCGGGAGAGAAAGCACAGATAACACCGCTTGCGATAGAGGCACTAAAAAACAGCGAGGTAGTTGCCGGATACACTTTATATATAGATATAATCAAAGATTTGATTGAGGGCAAGGAAATAATAGCAACCCCCATGATGCAGGAGGTAGAAAGGTGCAGGATGGCTGCGCTGGCTGCAAAAGGAAACAAAAATGTAGCTATGGTTTCAAGCGGAGACGCAGGGATTTACGGGATGGCGGCCCTGATGATTGAAATATGTGAGGAGCTTGGAATCCGTGAAGAGATCAGGGTCATAGCAGGAATTACTGCAGCAAGCTCTGCGGCAGCGGTTCTTGGAGCACCTTTAACACACGATTTTGCGGTAATATCCTTAAGCAACCTTCTTACAAAATGGGAGGACATTGAAAAGAGATTGGATCTGGCCTCGCAGGCCGGGTTTGTAATAGTGATTTACAATCCATCCAGCAAAAAGAGAGCGGATTTTCTTAAAAAAGCCTGTGAAATCGTGATGAGAAATATAAGCGGGGATACAATGTGCGGATATGTAAGAAATATAGGGCGAGAGGGACAAACTCACAAGATATTGCCGCTTAAAGAATTAAAAGACGAGGTGGTGGACATGTTTACCACAGTAATAATCGGAAATTCCACTACCAGGGTCATAAACGGGAAACTGGTAACTCCTAGGGGATACAGAATATAA
- the hemA gene encoding glutamyl-tRNA reductase, whose product MNIIMAGVDYRSASLELREKVGFNKNQIRDILAKINKEACVSGVVLISTCNRTEAYISLSHCEEADPVEIFCNAANLDDDMKKCFYVKKGEDLAVYLFELACGIHSMIFGEDQILTQVKEAMLIAIDEGASDAALNTLFRCAITCAKKVKTQLVLNAVSPSVAGQSVQLVSEYIEKKAGCKALVIGNGVVGRKVCEELIAKGCEVHITTRTHNNKSIIVPTGCKVIPYHDRESLIPYVDILISATSSPHQTVTIDMIDRCANKPKYIIDLAVPRDIDPEVGKINGILYYNIDSLGETARKDNSKEISAMKSLIAEHIENFNKWYAQRKRLMAVK is encoded by the coding sequence TTGAATATAATCATGGCTGGAGTTGATTATCGCAGCGCAAGCCTGGAATTAAGAGAAAAGGTTGGGTTCAACAAAAATCAAATAAGAGATATTCTAGCCAAAATAAATAAGGAGGCTTGTGTTTCCGGAGTGGTTTTGATTTCAACCTGCAACCGCACAGAGGCGTACATTTCATTAAGCCATTGCGAAGAAGCGGATCCGGTTGAAATATTCTGCAATGCTGCCAATCTTGATGATGATATGAAGAAGTGTTTTTATGTTAAAAAGGGTGAAGATTTGGCGGTTTATCTTTTTGAGCTTGCCTGTGGAATTCACTCAATGATATTTGGAGAAGACCAGATATTGACGCAGGTTAAAGAAGCAATGCTGATTGCTATTGATGAGGGAGCAAGCGATGCGGCATTGAACACACTTTTCAGGTGCGCCATAACCTGTGCCAAAAAGGTAAAGACTCAGCTGGTGCTCAATGCCGTTTCGCCTTCGGTAGCCGGGCAGTCGGTACAACTGGTAAGTGAATATATTGAAAAAAAAGCAGGTTGCAAAGCGTTGGTTATCGGTAACGGAGTAGTTGGAAGAAAAGTTTGTGAGGAACTGATTGCAAAGGGATGTGAGGTCCACATAACTACCAGAACCCACAACAACAAAAGCATAATTGTTCCTACAGGCTGTAAAGTTATTCCGTATCACGACAGGGAGTCATTGATACCATATGTGGATATTTTAATAAGCGCAACATCAAGTCCCCATCAGACTGTTACTATCGATATGATTGACAGATGTGCAAATAAGCCCAAATACATTATTGATCTTGCAGTACCCAGGGACATAGACCCTGAGGTCGGGAAGATAAACGGTATACTGTACTACAATATTGACAGCCTTGGGGAAACCGCACGGAAGGACAATTCTAAGGAAATATCAGCCATGAAGAGTTTGATAGCAGAGCATATTGAGAATTTTAACAAATGGTATGCCCAAAGAAAACGACTTATGGCGGTAAAATAA
- the cobK gene encoding precorrin-6A reductase has translation MKKVIVVAGTNEGRKLSTFLAENGVEVTAAVATGYGSLVMPDMPFLSVKEGRLSLEEITELIKSYDYIVDATHPYAKIISENVKEAAKRCGKAVMRLVRPSLEYENVLEFSSIEAACAYLNGTEGNIFVTTGSKELLPYSKIENYRERVFVRVLPTAEAIKACSDAGFSATNIICMQGPFSENMNLATMEQINAKFLVTKETGKSGGFQEKIDAARKLGTKVILIGRPCKEEGMTLEEMFIYFQKEFGITQEESLSHFPMFISLKNKKVVVIGGGRIATRRVQVLIRYGAELVVIAACQSESIKLLAGENKLTLIERNYLPGDLNGAFMAIAATDDRDVNEKVCNDARKEGIPVNVCDRKELCDFYFPAIFENGEVTGGLISKDGSNHKAAKETAARIREFLKNRREQT, from the coding sequence ATGAAAAAAGTGATTGTAGTTGCAGGAACAAATGAAGGAAGAAAGTTAAGTACTTTTTTAGCCGAAAACGGTGTTGAGGTTACAGCAGCTGTAGCCACCGGATACGGTTCACTGGTGATGCCTGACATGCCTTTTTTGTCGGTAAAGGAGGGAAGGCTTTCCCTTGAAGAGATTACAGAACTTATAAAAAGCTATGACTATATTGTGGACGCAACACACCCTTATGCCAAAATCATTTCGGAGAATGTAAAGGAGGCTGCGAAAAGATGCGGCAAGGCTGTGATGAGGCTGGTAAGGCCTTCATTGGAATATGAAAATGTCCTAGAGTTTTCAAGCATAGAAGCAGCATGTGCCTATCTTAACGGTACAGAGGGAAATATTTTTGTGACAACCGGAAGTAAGGAGTTGCTGCCATATTCAAAAATCGAAAATTACAGAGAAAGAGTTTTTGTCAGAGTACTGCCAACGGCTGAGGCAATAAAGGCATGTTCGGATGCAGGCTTTAGCGCGACGAATATAATTTGCATGCAGGGACCCTTCAGTGAGAATATGAATTTGGCGACCATGGAACAAATCAATGCTAAGTTTTTGGTAACAAAGGAAACCGGGAAAAGCGGAGGCTTTCAGGAGAAAATTGATGCAGCAAGAAAGCTGGGGACAAAGGTTATATTGATAGGAAGGCCTTGTAAAGAAGAAGGCATGACGCTGGAGGAAATGTTTATATATTTTCAAAAGGAATTTGGAATTACGCAAGAAGAATCCTTGTCCCATTTTCCAATGTTTATTAGCCTGAAAAACAAAAAGGTTGTTGTCATCGGAGGGGGAAGGATTGCCACAAGAAGAGTCCAGGTTCTTATACGCTATGGCGCGGAGTTGGTTGTGATTGCTGCCTGCCAGTCGGAAAGTATAAAGCTTTTAGCCGGCGAAAACAAGCTTACACTAATTGAAAGAAATTACCTGCCGGGTGACCTGAATGGCGCTTTCATGGCAATTGCTGCAACGGACGACAGGGATGTGAATGAAAAGGTCTGCAATGACGCACGGAAAGAGGGGATTCCAGTAAATGTATGTGACAGAAAAGAGCTGTGCGATTTTTACTTCCCTGCTATATTTGAAAACGGGGAGGTTACAGGCGGACTGATTTCAAAGGACGGCAGCAACCATAAAGCGGCAAAGGAAACGGCTGCAAGAATAAGGGAATTCTTAAAGAACCGGAGGGAGCAAACATGA